From Micromonospora sp. NBC_01699, a single genomic window includes:
- a CDS encoding DUF3090 domain-containing protein yields MTHQVHAFEPPERFVAGTVGPPGERTFFLQARGGGRVVSVALEKVQVSLLAEKLEELLTEAQRRFGVELPDPVVVTSDNEPLDNPVDEEFRVGTLGLAFDVDTATVVIEAIAAGEAEAEVELGEPDEVDETEEEDEEPDDDLDRLRVRLTPQAAREFIERARRVVNAGRPPCPLCGQPLDPAGHLCPRHNGYHR; encoded by the coding sequence ATGACCCACCAGGTGCACGCCTTCGAGCCGCCAGAGCGGTTCGTCGCTGGGACCGTGGGCCCGCCCGGGGAGCGGACGTTCTTTCTCCAGGCCCGGGGCGGCGGCCGGGTGGTCAGCGTCGCCCTGGAGAAGGTCCAGGTGTCACTGCTGGCCGAGAAGCTGGAAGAGCTGCTGACCGAGGCCCAACGCCGGTTCGGGGTCGAGCTGCCCGATCCGGTGGTCGTCACCTCGGACAACGAGCCGCTGGACAACCCGGTCGACGAGGAGTTCCGGGTCGGCACCCTGGGCCTCGCCTTCGACGTCGACACCGCCACCGTGGTCATCGAGGCGATCGCGGCCGGCGAGGCCGAGGCGGAGGTCGAGCTCGGTGAGCCCGACGAGGTAGACGAGACCGAGGAAGAGGACGAGGAGCCCGACGACGACCTCGACCGGCTGCGGGTGCGGTTGACCCCGCAGGCGGCACGGGAGTTCATCGAGCGGGCGCGCAGGGTGGTGAACGCAGGCCGGCCGCCGTGCCCGCTCTGCGGCCAACCCCTCGACCCCGCCGGTCACCTCTGCCCACGGCACAACGGCTACCACCGCTGA